A genomic stretch from Telmatocola sphagniphila includes:
- a CDS encoding sugar-binding protein: MFLSRRCFLGLSAAVALALPACNKGDGKSDSGGGGGGKPRVAIVTNVTADFWKICEAGAKKGAAEFGVDLIFRQPSKGDVSVQKEVIDAVTKQGIKGIAISVFKPEEQSNDLKLIAEKMPLITMDNDAVDSGRLCYVGTDNYEAGKAAGQLVKEALPEGGTVVIYVGSKDPANARQRAQGVMDTLAGTKDAKGPKLGKYELYSNDIITDDSQPANCFNKAKDIMTKLLGNDKICMVGLWAYNAPAILQAAKEKGLTDKIKIVGFDEDPDTLTGIQDGKIYGTIVQDPFTFGYKSVEILAALAKGDKSKLMKDPVPVKVVTKEGGPGKVKVDEFWANLKKILGQ; the protein is encoded by the coding sequence ATGTTCCTCTCTCGACGATGTTTTCTCGGTCTGAGTGCCGCGGTTGCACTCGCCTTACCCGCATGTAATAAAGGGGACGGCAAGTCGGATTCGGGTGGCGGCGGTGGTGGAAAACCCCGCGTGGCCATCGTGACGAACGTCACGGCCGATTTCTGGAAAATCTGCGAAGCCGGGGCGAAGAAAGGAGCGGCGGAATTTGGGGTCGATCTGATCTTCCGCCAACCCTCCAAAGGGGACGTCTCCGTTCAGAAAGAAGTGATTGATGCTGTCACCAAGCAAGGTATCAAGGGCATTGCCATCAGCGTCTTTAAACCGGAAGAGCAGAGCAACGATCTGAAGCTCATCGCTGAAAAAATGCCGCTGATCACCATGGATAACGATGCGGTCGATTCCGGTCGGCTCTGCTACGTCGGCACCGATAACTACGAAGCGGGTAAGGCGGCCGGTCAACTGGTGAAAGAAGCCCTGCCCGAGGGAGGAACGGTAGTGATTTATGTCGGGAGTAAGGATCCCGCTAATGCTCGGCAGCGAGCTCAGGGTGTGATGGATACTCTGGCTGGAACGAAGGATGCTAAAGGGCCGAAGCTCGGCAAGTATGAACTTTATTCGAACGATATCATCACAGACGACAGTCAGCCGGCCAATTGCTTCAACAAGGCCAAAGACATTATGACCAAGTTGCTGGGCAACGACAAAATCTGCATGGTGGGTTTGTGGGCTTACAATGCCCCGGCTATCCTTCAGGCCGCCAAGGAAAAAGGCCTGACAGATAAAATCAAAATCGTCGGTTTCGACGAAGATCCCGATACCCTCACGGGCATTCAGGACGGCAAAATCTACGGCACGATCGTGCAGGATCCTTTTACTTTCGGCTACAAGTCGGTGGAAATTCTCGCCGCGTTGGCCAAAGGAGACAAATCCAAGCTGATGAAAGACCCCGTTCCTGTGAAAGTGGTGACGAAAGAGGGCGGGCCCGGCAAAGTCAAGGTGGATGAGTTCTGGGCGAATTTGAAGAAAATACTCGGTCAGTAA